GCGCCCGGATCCAGGCTTACCTCGCCGACAACCCCGACGAGGCGGCTCTGGTCGCCGAATGGCAGGCGCAGAATAGCAGCATCCGGTCGCTGTTTTCAGGATATGAGCACGCGAAGGACACCGACACTCTGCTCGTCTCGCCCCTGCGCGCCATTTCATCGGGGCGGAAACGTTTGGCGATCGCCGCCGCAGCCCTCGTCGTCTTCGCGCTCGGCGCCGTCGCCGGCCACTACGGCCCGGCTCTGCTGGAAAGGCCGGAGCTGCAGCTTGCCGGCTCCGAAACCCTGCCGAAGCAGGCTGAGACCGCGTTCATGGTCTATGCCGCCGAGGTTCGCCATCCGGTCGAGGTCTTCGCCGACGAGGAGCTTCATCTCGCCACCTGGCTCGGCAAGCGCCTGGCCATCCAGAATCTGAAGATCCCCGATCTGCAGCCACTCGGCTTCAAACTGGTCGGCGGCCGCCTGCTGCCCGTCGATGGCCGACCGGGCGCCATGTTCATGTACGAGAACCAGGCAGGCGAACGCCTGACCGTCATCGTCGGCCGCAACACCGAAAACCGCACGACCAGCTTCCGCTTCGCCTCATCGGGCAATCTCGAGACCTTCTACTGGATCGACGGCGAACTCGGTTATGCCGTCACCGGCGAAATCTCCAGGCAGACGCTGCGTGATGTTGCCGAGGAATGCTACCGGCAGTTTCCGTCCTAGAGCATGTCTCGCAAAAGTATGCCGCGGTTTTGCGATAAAGACATGCATAAAAACAAAGACCTAAAGCGTGACAACCGATTGTGAAAGATCGCGACACGCTTTAGAGCAACTCCAGGAAAAGTGCGAAGCGGTTTTCCGTCCGGAATTGCGTAAAAACAATAGACTAGAGCGGTTCTGCGCTTCCGTTGAACCGCTCTACAGATCAGCGCAGCGGATCGTTGGTAAGTTCGATCGGCTGCCCGTGCGGCGTGGCTTCGGCGGCCCGCTGCCAGCTCTGCTGCAGGTCGAGGATGACGGATGCATCCGCTATGTCGCGACTGACGAGCAGTTCGGAAAGGGCCGCCACCCAGCAGTCGAAATAATCGCTGCCATCTTCGGCACGGCCGGGCGTATGCAACTCCTTAGACAGGACCTCAGCCCATTCGCCCCAGGCGAATAGCCCCTTCTCATGCAGATGCACGGTCATAGCGAAAGCTTCCGCCGCCCAAGGCTCGGGAAAAATCGGATCCCCCTCCGACGACCTCGGCAAGCCTGGCGATTGCGCCAGCTGAGACGGCGTCTCACAAACGCTCAAGATAGCTCTCCCACGCATCGATGGAGACCCTCAGTGATGGATCCGCCCCCTCGCCCCAGATCTCGCCGCCGTCGAAGACGACTGTGTAGAGCCATTGCGGATTTTCGCCGCGGCCATGCGCGTTATCGTCGGGGAAGACGAAAGCCCCTTGCACCGCCTCGACGACACCCGTCTTGGCGCGCGCATAACGTGGCAGGCGCGTGTGCGTGGCCGGATTGAAATTCTTTGTCTTCACCACCTCACCCACTGCGAAGAGCGGCGTGGTCCCGATCGGACGATCGCAAGGTCCGCCTTTGGCCAGAGCAGCAGGCACCATCTCCGCCTTCAGCACCCGCTTCGGCACCGCGCCGCCCTGCTGCGCATGGCCGGACTGCAATTCCGCGCGCGTCGCAAAGCCGTGCCGTTCGAGCAGCGTCTCGACGCCGCGGATCCAGATCTCGTAATAGCTGGCGGCGAGGTAGTCGGCCGGCGGAATATTCTCGCGCGCATGCCGGCTTTCATCGATCGTCCATGCGCCGAAAGCGCCGCAGGAAAGCGTGACGCCGAGCGCCCGCTTTTCCCATTCGGCGTGGAAACAGGGTTCGTCCTTTTCCGGCGCGACAGGACCAAAACCCATCTGACCACCGAGATCGTGCGGTCCGTTCATGCAAGAGCCTCCGGGCTTCGGGCGACGGCCGTGCCGATCATTGCATCGCGGCTGACGAGATCAGCGAGAGCTGCCTCGTCTATTCCGTCCGTGCCGTCCGGCCGTTCGGGAATGACGAGATAACGCAGCTCCGCCGTCGAATCCCAGACGCGGATCTTCTTCTCCTTCGGCAGCGTCAGCCCGAATTCGGCAAGCACGCCGCGCGGATCGATCACCGCGCGCGAGCGATAGGCCGGCGCCTTGTACCAGACCGGCGGCAGGCCGAGCACCGACCAGGGATAACAGGAGCAGAGCGTGCAGACGATGAGATTATGGGTCTCGGCCGTATTGAAGACGGCGCGCATATGCTCGCCCTGCCGGCCGGTATAGCCGAGGCTGGCAATCGCCGCCGTCGCATCGCGCTTCAGCCACTCGGCGAAATCGGCATCGCTCCAGGCCTTGGCAACGACATGCGCACCGTTCCTCGGCCCCACCTTCGTCTCATAGGTCTCGACAATCGCATCGATCGCCGTCGGGTCGATCAGACCCTTCGCCGTCAGCAGCGTTTCCAGCGCTTTGACGCGGGCTTGCATGTCGGAATAGTGGTTGTCGTGGTCATGGTCGTCGTGGTCATGACCTGCATGATCGTCGCTGTGCCGCATAACGCTCTCCCGAATAGGCGGCTGGATCTTAGGCGCTGGTCGGATGGCCGCCAAGTGCGTTTCTCGTAAAGATGCCGCCAGGCGAATAGGGATTGGTTAAGCAAACCATCCTTCACCCCGCCGATATAACCAAACATTAATGGCTTCATCTTCAGATTGCACCGCATGAAAACTCCGACATTCGGCCGAAGAACCAATCCGCCCGCCTCTTCCTCCTCCTCTCAGGCAGAGGAAATAAAGATCCGTGCGCAAAGCGCTGTGCAGGACGATCCGCGCCCGAACGAGGCCGGCAATCCTTTGCAAGGCCCGAGGCTCGTGGCCCGCGCCCTCCTCGACCGGATCCGTCAGGAAATCGCCGAAGACGGCCGTTTTCGGATGATCGATCTATTGGCGGCGCTCGGATCAATCGGCGGATTCTCTTGTGTTCTTGCCGCACTCAATGTGGCTGAAGCAGGGCAATGTCGCGACGGCGCCGATCTAGTCACCATGGAAACAAGGGATGGATCTCGCTACTACGCTGGCAATCTGCCGAATGCTTTCCTGCTGGAAAGCCATGATTCTCTGCTGGCGCTGACCTATGGCGCCGCCGGAAACCAGGGCGCGGTTCTGTCGCAAGAGACGGTCCTCGATACGTTTCGCCATGTCGCGGCCACCATCGGCGATCCGCAGTTCGGCAGGCCACGGTTGGCGGAAGATGATCAGCCCGGCGCCCTGCCCATCAGCTATGTCAGGCGCCTCTGGCCGATTGCCCGGCAGGTTCTGGATATGAACCATGTCCCGGTCCGGCGGCGGCCGCTGGCGATCGGCATGGCAATCGAGCTTGCTTTCGCGATCGACGAGCAGCCGATAGACCCGCTACTGGCAGCACAAATCGTGACCGAATGCGCCGTTCCCATGGCAAAAATCGATCCGCGTAAAATTGCTTGAGGTATCGGTAACCTCCTCCTTATGAATATTCTCATTCTCGGTGCTACAGGCTTTATCGGTTCGGCGGTCGCGGCAAGATTGCTAGAGGATGGCCATGTCATCACCGGGCTTGGCCGGAATCCCGGCCGGGCGCGCCTCCGCCAGCCCAGCATCCGTTGGATCAGCGCAAATCTGGCTAGGATGACCGACGCGGCCGACTGGGCGACGGTACTTGAAGGCCAGCAGATTGTCGTCAACGGCGCTGGCGCTTTGCAGGACGGCCTGTCTGACGACCTTGCCGCCACACAGGAACGGGCGATGATCGCGCTGCAGGGAGCAGCACGCACGGCCGGCGTGAAGTTGATCGTCCAGATATCGGCGCGCACTGACGGCGCCGGTCGTGATCGGCCCTTTCTAGCGACCAAGCGTGCCGCCGACCTGGCGCTTGCGGCAAGCGGCATTCCCTACGTGATCCTGCGCCCAGCGCTAGCAGGCTGCTGAAATTCGCTCTGCGTTGGCGCAGTTGCTTGCTGTGGGTCTGATTTTTTTACAGACTGGCTGTCGTGCGGTGGGATTTTGGCCGATTGAGGCGGGTTTTCTGGCCATATCGGCTTTTTGATCTCCCTCAAGACACACTTCGCCCGTCGATCCGATCAATTTGGGAAGGCGGATGATGTTGTACGCGACAAGGGCGAAGGTGAAGGCGGCCTTCACCTTGTCCAGTCCGCGCAGCTTGAGCTGCGCCAGCCCGGCCGTCGTCTTGACCCAGCCGAAGACTTCCTCGATCCGCTTGCGGCAGCGCAGGCTGATCGCATAGCCGGCACTTTGCGCCACCTCTGGCGGCACCGCCGTCTTGCGCACCTTGCCCGTCTTGCTCACCGTCCCATTGATCGCCACATGCGGCACGATCTTGCGAGCCTTCAACTCCTCGACGAAGGCTTCCGCGTCGTAGCCCTTGTCGGCGCCCAGCGTCGCCCCTTCGCCAAGGCCCTCGCTCAGTGCGCTCGCCGCATCCCGCTCGCCCGTGCCGGTCGCATGCGTCACCGCGCCGTCGACCACAAGCCCGTTGCGGTTCTCCATCAGTGCGTGCCCCAGATAGGCTAAGCGGCTCTCCTGGCCATTGCCCTTGCGGTACAGACGCGCATCCGGGTCCGTCGTCGAGGCATGCGTCTTGTTCGAGCGCTTCTCCTTGCGAAAGTTGCGCTCGCCGTTGCGGCCATCCTCCGGCGGCTCATCCGAACCGTCCTTGGCCCGGAAGCTCTTCATCGAGGCAAACGCCTTCAGCATCGTGCCGTCGACCGAAAAATGCTCCGCACTCAACAGCCGCTTGACCGCAGGCTGCGAAAGCAACGCCGACAGGAAACCCTGGGCAACCTCCGTCGTCAGCAGCCGGTCCCGGTTCTTCGAAAACGACGAGGCATCCCAGACCGCATCGTCGATGCCAAGCCCGACGAACCAGCGGAACAGCAGGTCGAACTCCAGCCGTTCCATCAGTTGACGCTCCGAGCGGATCGAATAGAGCATCTGCAGCAGCACCGCCCGCAGCATCCGCTCCGGCGCAATCGACGGCCGACCGGTGTTGGCATACAGCGCTGCAAACGATCCATCCAACGCCACAAACGAGGTGTTCACAAGTTCGCGCATCGCCCGAAGCGGATGCCGGGCCGGAACCCGTGCCTCAAGGTCACGAAAACAGCGACCCCGTCCGATCATCCCCGCCGCGCATCCAAATTCCCTCGAAATCACTTGCAAGATGGAATCATGTGTCCAGCCCAAAAGCCAGTGGGTTTTTCAGCAGCCTGCTAGTGCTCGGCCGAAACGCCCACGGTGGCACAGCGCTGCTGCGTTCCCTCGCTACCATCCCCCTCGTCCTGCCGCTCATCCACGCCGACAGCCCGGTCGAAACCGTCGCCGTCGAAGATGTCGCCGCCGCAGTCTCAGCCGCAATCTGCGGTGCGCTCCCCTCCGGCAGCGATATCGAACTGGCGGCCGAAGAACGGCAAACGCTCGCAAGCCTCGTCAAACTCCACCGCGCCTGGCTCGGCCTGCCGCATGCACCCGTCATTTCCATTCCGCCCATTCTTGCAAGGCCGGTCACATGGCTTGCGGATATGGCCGGTCATCTCGGCTGGCGCTCGCCGCTGCGCTCTACCGCCATGACCGTCATGTCCGAAGGTATCAGCATGGATCGCGCGCCACCGTCAGGCCTGGCGACTCTCTCGGCGGCCGCAACCCTTTCGGGCAATCCCTCCGGCGTGCAGGATCTCTGGTTTGCCCGGCTCTATCTCCTGAAGCCGCTTGTCATCTCGGGCCTCTCCGCCTTCTGGCTGCTCTCCGGCCTGATCCCGTTGCTTGCGATCGAGAAAACATCCACCCATTTCCTGCCGTTTATGCCGGAGGCAGCCGCAACGATGCTGACACTGGCCACCTGCCTGATCGACATCGCGCTCGGCGCCGCCGTCCTTTTCCGTCCGCTGGCCAAACGCGCTCTTCTCGGCATGCTGGCCGTGTCGCTCGCCTATCTCATTGGCGCAAGCCTCATAGAACCGGCACTCTGGCTCGATCCGCTCGGCCCGCTCGTCAAGGTGCTGCCGTCGATCCTGCTGACGCTGACAGCCCTCGCCACCCTGGATGAACGCTGATGCTTGAGCAATGGTTGCTCTTTGCCCATGTCATCGGCGCGACCGTGCTCTTCGGCACCGGCGCCGGCATCGCCTTCTTCATGATGATGGCGCACCGGACACGTGATCCCCGGCTGATTGCCCATGTCGCCGCCACCGTCGTCGTCGCAGACACCGTCTTTACCGCCACCGCAGCCATTCTCCAGCCGGCCACCGGCGCTCTGCTGGCCCGATCGATCGGCTGGGAGCTGTCGGAGGGATGGATCACGCTTTCGCTGCTGCTTTACGTCGTCACCGGCCTGTTCTGGCTGCCGGTTGTCCGGATCCAGATCCGGCTGCGCGATCTCGCCCGCATGGCCGCGGCGTCTGGAAGCGCCTTGCCGCCGGCTTATTTTCGCCTCTACCGCATCTGGTTCGCCTGCGGTTTTCCGGCCTTCTCAGCCGTCGTCGGCATTCTCTGGCTGATGCTGATGAAGCCGGCAATCGCTCTATTTTAGCATCGGCCAGAGGCTCGCCACCAATAGCACCGCCATGCTGATATTGAACCATCTCAGCCGCACCGGATCGGAAAGCCATTCCCGCAACGCCGAACCAAAGCCCGCCCATGTCGATACGCTTGGCACGTTGACGGCTGCGAAAGCCAGGCCGACGAGAAGCACGCTGCCCAAGTAAAGCTCCGGATTGGTATAGGTCGCCATCGCGGTGACCGCCATTACCCAGGCTTTCGGATTGACCCACTGGAAGGCGGCAGCCGAAAAGAA
This Rhizobium sp. NZLR1 DNA region includes the following protein-coding sequences:
- a CDS encoding anti-sigma factor, with translation MNEANPIVTEADLHAYADGQLPQAARARIQAYLADNPDEAALVAEWQAQNSSIRSLFSGYEHAKDTDTLLVSPLRAISSGRKRLAIAAAALVVFALGAVAGHYGPALLERPELQLAGSETLPKQAETAFMVYAAEVRHPVEVFADEELHLATWLGKRLAIQNLKIPDLQPLGFKLVGGRLLPVDGRPGAMFMYENQAGERLTVIVGRNTENRTTSFRFASSGNLETFYWIDGELGYAVTGEISRQTLRDVAEECYRQFPS
- a CDS encoding nitrile hydratase accessory protein, with protein sequence MSVCETPSQLAQSPGLPRSSEGDPIFPEPWAAEAFAMTVHLHEKGLFAWGEWAEVLSKELHTPGRAEDGSDYFDCWVAALSELLVSRDIADASVILDLQQSWQRAAEATPHGQPIELTNDPLR
- the nthB gene encoding nitrile hydratase subunit beta; amino-acid sequence: MNGPHDLGGQMGFGPVAPEKDEPCFHAEWEKRALGVTLSCGAFGAWTIDESRHARENIPPADYLAASYYEIWIRGVETLLERHGFATRAELQSGHAQQGGAVPKRVLKAEMVPAALAKGGPCDRPIGTTPLFAVGEVVKTKNFNPATHTRLPRYARAKTGVVEAVQGAFVFPDDNAHGRGENPQWLYTVVFDGGEIWGEGADPSLRVSIDAWESYLERL
- the nthA gene encoding nitrile hydratase subunit alpha, producing MRHSDDHAGHDHDDHDHDNHYSDMQARVKALETLLTAKGLIDPTAIDAIVETYETKVGPRNGAHVVAKAWSDADFAEWLKRDATAAIASLGYTGRQGEHMRAVFNTAETHNLIVCTLCSCYPWSVLGLPPVWYKAPAYRSRAVIDPRGVLAEFGLTLPKEKKIRVWDSTAELRYLVIPERPDGTDGIDEAALADLVSRDAMIGTAVARSPEALA
- a CDS encoding DUF2269 domain-containing protein — translated: MLEQWLLFAHVIGATVLFGTGAGIAFFMMMAHRTRDPRLIAHVAATVVVADTVFTATAAILQPATGALLARSIGWELSEGWITLSLLLYVVTGLFWLPVVRIQIRLRDLARMAAASGSALPPAYFRLYRIWFACGFPAFSAVVGILWLMLMKPAIALF